In Triticum urartu cultivar G1812 chromosome 6, Tu2.1, whole genome shotgun sequence, the following proteins share a genomic window:
- the LOC125516788 gene encoding skin secretory protein xP2-like, with protein MTGTGEHSAGPASAPGGLRQPPPLLAAAVRPAPSPASPAATLLRRQRPQPRSGTLRPLLRSGTLRPLLRPATARAPALAPAPSPLGRAPAPLPLSRHRRVLARASALPAAACLCPCCRIGQQWPLPASYRCSPSPAATTACCGGRGRPAAAAPNSGALPCLDGRRRSPGFALTGACP; from the exons ATGACTGGCACGGGcgagcacagtgctgggccggccAGTGCGCCAGGTGGGCTACGCCAG CCTCCTCCCCTGCTTGCCGCTGCCGTCCGCCCCGCGCCCTCGCCCGCCAGCCCCGCAGCCACCTTGCTCCGCCGCCAGCGCCCGCAGCCCCGCTCCGGCACCCTGCGGCCGCTTCTCCGCTCCGGCACCCTGCGGCCGCTTCTCCGCCCGGCCACGGCCCGCGCGCCCGCGCTCGCGCCCGCACCCTCACCGCTCGGCCGTGCGCCTGCGCCCCTCCCCTTGTCCCGGCATCGTCGCGTGCTCGCCCGCGCCTCCGCATtgcccgccgccgcctgcctctgCCCCTGCTGCCGCATCGGCCAGCAGTGGCCTCTCCCCGCCTCCTACCGCTGCTCCCCTTCCCCGGCGGCTACGACCGCTTGCTGCGGTGGCCGCGGGCGCCCCGCCGCTGCTGCGCCCAACTCCGGCGCCCTGCCATGCCTCGACGGCCGTCGACGCTCACCCGGGTTCGCCCTGACGGGCGCGTGCCCGTAA